DNA from Halorarum salinum:
AGCGCCTCCTTCGCGTTCTGCTCGACCATCAGCACCGACGTGCCGTCGTCGTTGATGCGGTCGATGCGGTCGAACATGTCCGCGACGAGGTCGGGCGCGAGGCCGGCCGACGGCTCGTCGAGCAACAGGAGGTCCGGGTCGAGCATGAGCGCCCGGCCCATCGCGAGCATCTGGCGCTGGCCGCCCGACATCGTGCCCGCAGTCTGGCCTTCTCGCTCCTCCAGGATGGGGAAGCGGTCGTAGATCTCCCGAATCCGGTCCTCGGGGACGTCGTCGAGGATGTACGCGCCCATCTCCAGGTTCTCGCGGACCGAGAGGCTCTCGAAGACGTTCTCGTTCTGCGGGACGTAGCCGACGCCCCGGTGGATGATCTCCTCGGGCGCCAGCCCGTGGATCGGCTCCTCGGCGAACGTCACCGTGCCGCCCATGTACGTCGTCAGCCCGAACACCGACTTCATCACGGTCGACTTGCCGGCGCCGTTCGGGCCGACGATGGTGACGTACTCGCCGGCCGCGACGTCGAGGTCGACGTCCCGGAGGATCTGTAGGTCGCCGTAGCC
Protein-coding regions in this window:
- a CDS encoding ABC transporter ATP-binding protein; this encodes MSSGRGDAASVEETGAGGAEGIGDADATAAGEAEANGDALLRVRDLDAGYGDLQILRDVDLDVAAGEYVTIVGPNGAGKSTVMKSVFGLTTYMGGTVTFAEEPIHGLAPEEIIHRGVGYVPQNENVFESLSVRENLEMGAYILDDVPEDRIREIYDRFPILEEREGQTAGTMSGGQRQMLAMGRALMLDPDLLLLDEPSAGLAPDLVADMFDRIDRINDDGTSVLMVEQNAKEALRRCDRGYVLVNGENAYVDSGEALLADEQVRQDFLGG